CCTACCTTGTATTGCTGTAATTGCCGTATTGACTGCACATGTTCTGGCGCCCCTCGGCTTGGCCCATTGTCTCTGGCCCTTTGTCACCTGGTCGAGTGTGAATGCCTGGCATGCCTATGCCGGCATAAACTTGCCTCCATGAATACCCAGAAGTTGAACTACTAATTTGCTTGCGAATGCTGCGATTCCCCAGACACCCTCTGAATGCAAATTTCCTGAATGGCAGAATACAGGGAATGAGGATTTTCTGTTGCCCTTTAAGCTGCTTTGCCGATTTGTGACGTTCGGCTTTCAGCATTTCAAACTTTTGGTTTAATGAAGTTCTTAGTCTTCGAACTGCATTCATAACTCTCTCTGATTGTCCAACCAATCGTTATTTATTTCCCATTGCATGGACAAATTTCTCCCATTTGgtccatcaatcaatcaattcatTCAGCCATGGCCCGTGTGGCCGGGCAACAAAAAGTTTGACTGCAAACAAATTgagaattttaataaaaattctTGCGCTAAATTACGCTCAACAATCACGGCCAAAGCGGTCACCTTTCCCGGACTATCAGGCTACCAGCCTCTAATCCTCACACcgccccccaccgcccccacTGGGAATTCCCAATCTCCCCATTGTCAATGTCCAACTGTTCGCTTAAGTGGTGTTAAGTATTTGAAaatctctgctgctctgctgcgctgctgcccatccccttcccccctctgATGCTTTGCGGCCGCCTTCCGTTTTATTGTTTTACGACAGTTGGCCAAATACTTTGGCTAGCTAAAGTTTTGCCCTCATGGTCATCCAATTGTCTGTGATTTACGAAGGTTTCtctccaccatccaccatccccCATCCTCTATCCTCTAAAGCCCACCCGTCAGgaaggcagccaggcagaaCCCACAACCGAACAGAACTCCAGCGACATTTAGTGATATTGATTTATTGCTGCTCCCGTTTGGCAGCTCAAATCTGCTCGTAGCTCTCGATGACGCCGTGCGCGCGCACTGCCTTCAAGTCCCGGAGGCACTGCTCGACGGGTGTGACCACGCAGAGCGGCTTACGGCCACTGTAGTAGGCACTGCTGGGCCGGGCGTAGCTCACCTGGCGCTTGTCCAGCCAGGCGGTGATCTCGTccaggcacaggcactgcCAGGGATTCCCCTCGATGCTGATgtgccgcagccgcagcagataCTGGGCTGTCTGGAGCGGTGGCAGAAAGCTGAGGCGGTTATTGTTGATGTCCAGGCGGGAGAGGTGCTCAAAAGTCTCCAGCATGTCTTCCTCGATCTGCTCCAGTCGATTCTCGCCGATGGCGAGCACCTGCAGGCGCCGCAGGGGGGCGAACATGCGCACGTCCAGGGCCGTCAGCTTGTTGCCGCTGAGGCGCAGCTCTCGCAGATGGGGCAGGGCGGAGAGGGACAGCGGATGGAGCTCCACGATACTATTTCTGCTCAGATCCAGATGGGTGAGGCGTCCTAAAAGGGAGCCTCCAAAGACCCTGGCTCCCAGCTGCCTAATGCTATTCCTGCTCAAGTCGAGTCGTTGCAAGGCCGTCAGATTCGAGAATACTTCATCGGGCAGGGCCGAGATTTTGTTGCCCTGCAGTTGGAGGGACTCGAGGGCGCTCAGGCCCTGGAAGGCCCTCGGGTGGGTCTTGCTGATTTGGTTTAGCCACAGATTGAGCGTCCTGAGGTTGCCCAGCTTGGCGAACACTGAATCCTCCAGGACTCTCACATTGTTGGAGCTATAGTCGAGCAGCACGAGGGGAGCTCGTCCGCTGGGACCCGTGAAAAGGCTTCCCTTGATCTCACAAAGGTTGTTGTTGGACACGTTGAGCAAGCGCAGCCGTG
The sequence above is a segment of the Drosophila pseudoobscura strain MV-25-SWS-2005 chromosome X, UCI_Dpse_MV25, whole genome shotgun sequence genome. Coding sequences within it:
- the LOC4813861 gene encoding insulin-like growth factor-binding protein complex acid labile subunit, producing MGCTCSPMETGLSLAFCLAQTELKRVCAGWIANKHKAKNSVRSNISLVLRMPALKLLLALLLICFEATAKDLQECEDLGLGSHICREIESLQQLNGYVQDDWRSVKVVNEHTGIEGDDPRALPALCLSRLLHLDLSESGGLTLGERGLRDLRQLERLNLTRCQLEELKEEHFPKNSSLRNLDVSFNDIRLITGKLMNRLPNLVYANFSNNLIAEVEPNAFRGLKELQFLDLTTNEQVNVTLGENANLRYLSIGNNNVRDFLWRRLRGLPNLEELHLDSNWLENLDMGLFLALPRLRLLNVSNNNLCEIKGSLFTGPSGRAPLVLLDYSSNNVRVLEDSVFAKLGNLRTLNLWLNQISKTHPRAFQGLSALESLQLQGNKISALPDEVFSNLTALQRLDLSRNSIRQLGARVFGGSLLGRLTHLDLSRNSIVELHPLSLSALPHLRELRLSGNKLTALDVRMFAPLRRLQVLAIGENRLEQIEEDMLETFEHLSRLDINNNRLSFLPPLQTAQYLLRLRHISIEGNPWQCLCLDEITAWLDKRQVSYARPSSAYYSGRKPLCVVTPVEQCLRDLKAVRAHGVIESYEQI